DNA from Clarias gariepinus isolate MV-2021 ecotype Netherlands chromosome 11, CGAR_prim_01v2, whole genome shotgun sequence:
AAGGACTACCTGTAGTTGTTTGCCCCACCTCAGGGATAACGTCCTCTTAGCCACAACTTTATATGCCGTCAAAATGTTGCATGAACTTAGGTTGTAGCTATAATACATTAAGAATAATGTCATCATGTTATACTAGCTGGACTTCTACTAGCTGGCTAAAATCGCAGCACTCTGACCCATCACTTTGCCTCTGTGTCATTTCTCAGGTCGAAAATGAAAGGCACTTCCTCAGGAAACTCGGCTGCAACGCGGCAAAAGGAGTTAAGGTGCTCTCGATCTTCGGCAACACCGGCGACGGCAAATCGCACACGCTTAACCACATGCTGTTCGACGGCGAAGATGTGTTCGCCACGTCCCCCTCTCCGGCTTCATGCACCATCGGCGTCTGGGCCGCGTATGAGCCTCATCTCAACCTGATCGTGCTGGATACGGAAGGCCTCCTCGGCGCATCCGCCAATCAGAACCAGAGAATGCGTCtgctgttaaaagtgctggccGTGTCCGACGTAGTCGTGTACCGCACACGGGCCGAGCGTCTGCACAACGACATGTTCCATTTCTTAGGAAGTGCTTCAGCTGCATATATGAAGTACTTCACTCCTCAGCTGCGTGCCCTGTCCAACCGGTGTGGCCTTGATGTACCGCTCTCGAATCTCGGGCCGTCGGTGGTGGTGTTCCAGGAGACCTCGCGCACTCAGCTGTTGGGTGACGGTAAGTCAGAGTCCCAAAGTCTGTGACTTGCACCCAAAGTCTTCTAAAGATTTATGTTTGTCTGAAGCTTTGTAACAAATTCGAGACCCACCATCCAAGCATGTGTCAAATTTTATTGATGCCTATTGTATGTGtagtgagagagaaaatgtaCGTTTGTTTATACCATGAGAGTTCATACTGTGAGAGTAGTTAACATGAAAATTAAGTAATCATAAAATTAAGTTaacagaagctttaataatgCGTCGCTTTACATTAAGAAGCCAGGTTTTTATCCTGATCAATAAACATCTGCCTGTTTTGAGCTCCCAATTGATTTAAAATCGATTCACACACCACAGACACCACAGTGCCGGCAGACATCGTTCTTCAGAAGCGCTTCCATGACCTGGACCTGAGCACCGAAGCCTTCAGCGCCGTGCAGTACGTAGGAACGCAGACCGTCATACCTCCGACAGACTTCTCCCAGTTAAGGGAGACAGTCACTAAGCAGGTGAAGAGCACAGCGTCGCGCGCCCCTCGCCAACCTGACATCGTCTTCAGCGCCCTGCAGGTATACCAGAATAAACCTTTACTGCATGATaattcaaaatatatatttttatttaaggttatGATCTTTCACTATAAACATCAGGTTGATTGACTGCCGTTGCTAGGTAACGAACTTACATAGGAAGTGAAGATGGAGAATAGGAGATGGATCTGTAGTCTCGAGTTCTTTTAATGAATTACActcattcttgtttttttttctcctcaaggCTTTAAGTGATCGGTTCTCTGGTGAAATCCCAGATGACAAAATCATTATGTACTCCTTCTTCCCTGACGAGTATTTCACCTGCCCTTCTGTCTGCCTCAGCTGCAAGTAAGTGCACCCTGTTTTAATCCCCGAGGTTGAAGAACATGCAGAATTTCAGGATGCGTGTCGCCAAAAATATCCGCGCCGTAGCTTAATTTCACGGTGCCGGTTTCCTGAGCTTACATCATGAACTATTTTTAATCAGCtcttggactttttttttaatgactcatGAGGTTTTAAGGTCTGTAAGTTAGCAGAGATAAAGtggaaatgtaaaattaaatgtttttaaataaaaaaaagcttattttttaaattctccTCAGAACATAACAGTATGTTATACAGAATAAGTTGATTAAAATGGTGACTTTCTGTCGTTGTGTCTTTAGCATTCGTTGCAAGAATGGCATGAATCACCAGAAGGACAGAATGCCGCATATGGCAGATAAGTTGTGCCAGTACGCTCATCAGTACAACAACAAGGTTCTCATATGCAAGGTGAGGTCATACCTAACAACCAGAATTACTCCTTGATTTCTTGCtaaactctttttaaaaaaaaaaagttgttttccaGAAATGCTATGAGGGGGGAAGGGAAGTGATAGTCATCCCCAAAACCTCAGCTTCTACTGATAACCCGTGGTTTGGTCTGGCGAAGTATGCCTGGTCCGGGTAAGTCCGAGATCGCTCTGAAATCCTAAACAGATCATTAATTAGGAGGGATTAGTTCTGTGGCACCTGTGGAGAAATTGTAAAAACCCTGCAAATTAGCATTGGtatacagtgaaattatttattgcTAATAATTGGtagtatttattaaaacaaaaacaggtgtTTTCCCGACTTACGAGCATTTAAGTTACGAATGTCCACAGATACGAACGTAACACggttctacaaacatttgtagatGTGAATAAATCACggaagtagctcatgtgtaATGTACaaaaagacactgcagtgcaccatgCACACGTTTGTACAAGTCCTGCACAATAAACCCCCCcactcctctttctctctcgctcacactttttaaaggtaaagtgcaggttaattagttttatttttacttcatatttcctattcatctttttttatatgaatatttttggtatGTGGAACGAATGAtcagagtttctattatttcttatggggaaatttgctcTAAGACAAAATGGCGCCCGGGATCCCCCttgcgatttaaaggcgcagagacaacactgtttcgtttcactgttcatttcaaaatttatttccttaggcgcattaaaaatgcacgtttcgagaaaagggatctcgCGACTTGCTGCGGCTGGGCACGGCAAggtgtgaaaatgcccttcattacctgtagggggcagtcgagTTTCAGTCTgcagtattgtgtgtctactgagccgaaaatgtgttatctttCTTAGGCGCCCATTTACAGCAaacgacagagctcataaacgtgtcgagctcaaactctaaatactgatatgtactTATTTTTCATGTTCTTCTCTCCTTCAGTCATGATACTTAtttgactgcactttctccattcagtattattattattattagtagtagtgctccgaattgattattgttattattcttattattactgtaacgcacccgtgcgtgtgtgcaaaaagacgaagtacaactaataatgcaaaaatgtatgatatgttagcctaaaacaatactgttttattgtgtttatgcgctttaaatatacactaaacaataaacactgccttttgcaaagtaaaAGTGAGTTACACGTGCgactttttgatcaaaaagctgaTAAAAGCGTGCACAGATATGaccagatttatcgataaaactacagacatgtagtgaaacaaacaaaaatatatgctactcgctgaatacaacgcgacagcacgcagaatccctacacttaaaaatgctgggtttctgtaaccCAATcgtgggttgtttatgctgggtcaaaattctgtgttatttcggtactttaatcacactgttgggttgcttttgctataaagtgctgcatgattaaactcaatgcaaaaaaacagaaaaagaaaaagtacaattgcaagtaaattaGAAACTGCAtgcatgtaaaatatgaataaaacagtattagacacaaatatatgatatggtagtaaaTGCATGAAAAAGCTATGTAcacgagtgctcaaatgtaaagcaaacgcaattattaatttattgtgtatatttaacttcattcagctgtTTAAGTTATATGGAAAATAATGTGCCAACCAGCCcaatattattttctgttcaaatttaaagatggctgcgcgtgtgcaaaaagacgaagtacgaAGAAtgcaaaagtgtataatctttaataaagttagcctaatacaatattgtttccaatgctgaagcgaACATGATTTTGTTCTAGTCTATTCACTAAATACAACGCAACTGCGCGCTTGGAGGTGACACCAACAGaacccccagttactgtaattccTCTTCTCACCTTaaattcacgataggtgtgaagttatcaaacggttttgctgatgggggaattcgcagaattgaggggtttaaaacgatttaccaagaccgagcagacctacatgaaaggtgagaagtgggattacagtaactgagcgcgctgtcgcgttgtatatattgtacaatacgtgtttatcagccttttgataaaaatgctgccttttgtaaagtgaaagtagtTTACAAAAGATGtaaagctttatttcagtcataaattcagaagcacatcacattccagctattatttccagccatggttaaataaagaatgaaataattattcaatgatGGACACCATTAttttaacagcaaaaaacatgattattataaaaagcccaaagcacttcatgttcataaaataatatttacttaatatgataatatatataaatatatatatatatatatatatatatatatatatattgttcattcatgtcttctgatgacgGCGACACATTtctacgttttaaataagatatgttggcatattcacaaatcaggacattcgcatagttaacactatccgagagcctactatcaggaaactaaattaatttcaagaccatttaaaccgaggcattgtcatgtctttcattgttttgtctctgttaagacattacaatatgaggggcagtggtggctcagtcggttaaggctttgggttactgatcggaaggtcgggggttcgagcatcgccaaattgccactgttgagcccttgagcaaggcccttaaccctatctgctccaggcgCGCTGTAagatggctgaccctgcgctctgaccccagtttcttaattgggatatgcgaagaagacatttcactgtgctgtaaagtacatgtgacaaataattgaatatttacatttgggcatttggcagacgctcttatccagagcaacttacatttttatctcattatacatctgagcagttgaggattaagggccttgctcaaggcccaACTTGCTTGAGTGGCAACTTGGAACAAATTCGACTTACGAACGTGTTCGCGAAATAGACCTCGTTCATAAGTAGGGGACAACCTGTTGATAATAAGACCAGTCTACTTGACAGTTTTGCAAACCGACGTCCTGGATGCCACGCCCTTTCT
Protein-coding regions in this window:
- the si:ch211-11n16.2 gene encoding zinc finger FYVE domain-containing protein 1 gives rise to the protein MSEMLLKEMEEVSLSQSKEEEEESGRSFLLIDENESLQVENERHFLRKLGCNAAKGVKVLSIFGNTGDGKSHTLNHMLFDGEDVFATSPSPASCTIGVWAAYEPHLNLIVLDTEGLLGASANQNQRMRLLLKVLAVSDVVVYRTRAERLHNDMFHFLGSASAAYMKYFTPQLRALSNRCGLDVPLSNLGPSVVVFQETSRTQLLGDDTTVPADIVLQKRFHDLDLSTEAFSAVQYVGTQTVIPPTDFSQLRETVTKQVKSTASRAPRQPDIVFSALQALSDRFSGEIPDDKIIMYSFFPDEYFTCPSVCLSCNIRCKNGMNHQKDRMPHMADKLCQYAHQYNNKVLICKKCYEGGREVIVIPKTSASTDNPWFGLAKYAWSGYVLECPYCGIIYRSRQYWTGNQDPESTVVRSEVKHVWQGSEAFQTDHQNAAQRMLDGVNYVVQSVSEYSSGPTKAVTAWITDQVAPPYWRPNAEITKCHGCNRDFEEAETKHHCRACGEGFCQACSTRSMPVPERGWGMNPVRVCDACHQQGEDRQTIQVAQMEPKALVARRMTEMAQTTLNMVSTAVDYPLCFIKGVARPDYWVPDHEITQCHQCTKAFSSSVPKHHCRACGQGVCGDCSAQCRTVPARGWDHPVRVCDACVTQLDSQ